Proteins encoded within one genomic window of Budorcas taxicolor isolate Tak-1 chromosome 12, Takin1.1, whole genome shotgun sequence:
- the SLC46A3 gene encoding solute carrier family 46 member 3, whose amino-acid sequence MKIPFVEPVICLSVFALTLNSPLTTQYVYRRIWEETGNYSIALESNTSECAKNKSSPIFAFQEEVQKKVSLFNLQMDLSGLIPGLVSTFVFLSHSDHGGRKFPLILSSVGALANSAWLCLLSYFALPVQLLIASTFIGALFGNYTTLLGASFAYIVDQCKEKKQRTIRIAIIDFLFGVVSGLTGLSSGYFIRGLGFVWSFLIVTVALFVNLLYTLFFLEDSMKESSSQNISVSWTETFKNLFHRTYMLFKNASGEQRSLCCLLLFTMITYFFVTIGVSPIFVLYELDSPLCWDEVLIGYGSALGSFTFFSSFLGIWLFSYCMDDIHMAFIGTFTTMVGMAMTAFARTTLMMFLVRLPFLFTVMPLSVLRSMISKVVRSTEQGTMFACLAFLETLGGITAVSTFNGIYSATVTWYKGFVFLLSAVLLLIPAISLCVVKYVSRNTGSYVLLIQEESSEDTSDR is encoded by the exons ATGAAGATTCCATTTGTAGAACCTGTCATTTGCCTTAGTGTATTCGCTCTGACTCTGAACAGCCCATTGACAACACAATATGTATACAGGAGGATATGGGAAGAAACGGGCAACTACAGCATTGCACTTGAGAGCAATACTTCTGAGTGTGCAAAGAACAAAAGCAGCCCGATTTTTGCATTCCAGGAG gAAGTCCAGAAAAAGGTGTCTCTTTTTAACCTGCAGATGGACCTAAGTGGGTTAATTCCTGGTCTCGTGTCTACGTTCGTGTTTCTGTCACACAGTGACCATGGAGGAAGGAAATTCCCTCTGATTTTGTCTTCTGTTGGCGCTCTTGCAAACAGTGCTTGGCTCTGTCTGCTCTCCTATTTTGCCCTTCCAGTCCAGCTTCTGATTGCATCTACCTTCATTGGTGCACTTTTTGGCAATTACACCACACTTCTGGGAGCCTCTTTTGCCTACATAgttgatcagtgtaaagaaaagaaacaaagaacgaTCCGAATTGCCATAATTGACTTCCTGTTTGGAGTTGTTAGTGGATTAACAGGATTGTCTTCTGGCTATTTTATTAGAGGGTTAGGTTTTGTGTGGTCCTTTTTAATTGTTACCGTGGCTCTTTTTGTGAACTtgctttatactttattttttcttgaggATTCGATGAAAGAGTCTTCATCTCAGAATATTTCTGTATCGTGGACCGAAACCTTTAAAAACCTATTTCACCGAACgtacatgctttttaaaaatgcttctggTGAGCAACGGTCTTTGTGTTGTTTGTTGCTTTTCACGATGATCACTTACTTTTTCGTGACCATTGGTGTTTCccccatttttgtcctttatgaaTTGGATTCGCCGCTCTGCTGGGATGAAGTTTTAATAGGTTACGGGTCAGCTTTGGGTAGTTTCACTTTTTTCAGCAGTTTCCTAGGAATATGGCTTTTTTCTTACTGTATGGACGATATTCACATGGCCTTCATAGGAACTTTTACCACCATGGTGGGCATGGCTATGACTGCTTTTGCCAGAACAACATTGATGATGTTTTTAG TCAGGCTGCCGTTTCTCTTCACTGTCATGCCGCTCTCTGTTCTACGGTCCATGATATCAAAAGTGGTTCGTTCTACTGAGCAAG GCACCATGTTTGCTTGTCTTGCTTTCTTAGAAACACTTGGCGGAATCACTGCAGTTTCTACTTTCAACGGAATTTATTCAGCCACTGTTACTTGGTACAAAGGCTTTGTCTTTCTGCTCTCCGCTGTTTTATTGCTAATTCCAGCCATCAGTCTATG TGTTGTCAAGTACGTCAGCAGAAATACGGGAAGCTATGTCCTTCTTATACAAGAAGAATCCAGCGAAGACACTTCGGACAGATGA